The Sorangiineae bacterium MSr11954 DNA segment CCACATGGCTCATCCGCTCCGGATCGGCGCACACTGGACCGCGATCCATGTGCGCGACCGGCGCCACGATGAGACGGGCCGCGCGCGGGCGGAGCAAGAGCCCCGCCCCCACGACCTTCCCGCCGTCTTGGGCGAGGAACCACCTCTTGGCGAGCGGACGGCCCGCCGTCACGATTTCGCTCCAGACCCGGGTCTGCGAATAGTGACCGCCCTGCGCTTCGTCGATGAAACGGTCATAGAGCTCCGCCTGCTCCGGCGAGAGCTTCTCTTCGAGCATGACGCGCATACTCACCCCTCGATAGCCATCATACGTACGGTGCGCGCGGGCACCGTCAAATCGAATCCACCGGCGCTGCGCGTCACGCGCGACCAGCGATGGTGCGGCGGCAGCAAGTCGACCAACGTGGTGGCGCCCGGGAGCGCGACCCGCGCGGTCACCTCCACGGCGGTGGGGTTCATGAAAAACGCGACCTTGGCCGTGCCCCGCTCGTCCTCGTGAACGGAGACGAAAATATCGTCGGGCGCGTGCGGGTACGTCGGCAAGCCCAGCTCCTCGATCCGGCGCGCCACCAAGGCGTCGGCCTTCGACATTTCCTCGAGCGGCTCCAGCTCGATGCAGCCCCGCTCGTACGGCGCGTCCAGCTTGCGCAAGCTGCCGTCGCGATCGGGCACGCGCGGGCCCACGGTGACCCGCGTCCCATTGTTCGCCGCGTCGGACAGGGCCGTCCAGAGCTCGCGCTTCACCCCGCCCGCCGTCGCGCAAATGAGCCAGCGCGCGTCGCGCGTGCTCACGTCGAACGTCTCGCCGCCCGCGTACGCGAAGGGCACACCGCGCGCGGCCAGCGCCCGCTCGAACGCGCGCAGATATGCCTCGCCCGTCAAGGTCGGCGCGCCGCCGCCCAGGCCGAAGTCGTCCTCCAGGCAGCTCTCACGGAACCCCGCGCCAATGACGTGGAACATCGCGGGCGTCATGGGCCCGAACGCGTGCGTGGCGCGCGCGAGCCGCCGGAGCGCGCGCGGAACGACCAGCCGCACCGGGGCGCGGCGGGTCAAGGTGTGAAAGCGCGTCTCGGTGAGCGCGCGCGAGAGCGCCTCGTAGCGGGCCGCGAAGGGACGGGGGCGGCCCTGCGGATCGATGGGCGCGCCCACCCAGCGATCGCGCTCCACCGCCATGTACAAATTGTAGCCGCGCAGGCCGTAGGCGAGCGCGGACATCAACGTGTAGAGCGAGTCGTCCTCCTGCAGCGGCGAGAAGAACGGCGGAAACCCTGCCCCCACCTCGGCGCCATAGGCGGGCGCGCGCAGGCCCGCGCAGCGCGAGACGAGCTCGCTGGTGCGGCGCAAGATGGCCGTGTGATCCTGCGGCGTGGCGCGGTGGTAGTAGTCGAGGCCGATCAGATCGAGCTCGATGCGCCCGGCGTTGAGCGGGGTCACCGCCTCGGCGAGCGGGAAGTTGTGCATGGTGGGGATGCCATCGAGCCCGCAAGCCGCCAGGGTGCGCGCCATGCGCTGCATCGCCTCGGCGAGCAGGTGCTCGTGGAACTCCATCCAGTCCATGTGCCGCACCAGATCGTCGGCCGTCTCCGCCTCGAACTTCACCGGCGGCGTCACCGTGGTGAACGACACGTCGGCCTTGCTCCAAGCGGCGCGGAGCTCGCGCGGCGTGCGGTATTTGGCGCGCAGAAAGCGCCGGAACAGGATCACGGCGTCGGGGTGGTAGTCCTGATCGTAGGCGCCGTCGCGGAAATAGAGCGCGCCCTCGTTGTCGACCTGGAGCAGCACGATCGGCCCCTCGGGGTGCCGCAGCGGCGCGAGCTCCTGGGCCACCCGCTCGAACCAGCGCTCCACCTCGGCGTGAAAGACGCGGCTCGCGTAGCTGGGCACCGGAAACGCCACCGGCACGATCGGCAGCATCACCGGGTTGTCGCGCGGCGTGCGCGCTTGGCACGCGCGGTTCCACACGATCCACTCCGGCAAGCCGAAGTACGTGAGCTCCGCGTTGATGTGCGGCCCCGGACGAACCACCGCGCGGAGCCCGCGCTCGTGCGCCATGCGAAGAAAGCGCACCACGTCGAGCCGCGGATCCTTGGCGCCGAAGTCGAACTTCCCCGGCTCGGTCTCGTGCACGCCCCAAGGCACGTACGTGTCGACCAGCAGGAGCCCCATCGCGCGCATGGCGTCGAGCCCCGCGCCCCACGCCTGCGGGTGGTGCCGCCAGTAGTGCATCGACCCCGCGTAGAGCGGCAGGATCGCTTCGCCGCTGGCGCGCAGATCGAGACCGTGCGGGTGGAGCAGGACGCGCGGGGCGGCCACCTGGGGAGAAGGATCGGGTGCGATCTTGAGGCGGCGTGCACGCGGTGTGCGCGTGCGGCTTTCGGGCATTGGAACCTCGCAGGTGCTAGCTGCTAGCACATGTTCCGTGCAGCGCTCTACTTTTGGACGGCGCTGCGGCTCTCCAAATCTTCCCACCGCGCCGTGAGCCGTTCGACCTCGGCGCGCGCCGCATCGAGCAGCCCTTGCGTCTCCTTGGCCTCGTCGGGCGACTTCGCCCAGAGCGAGCCGTCGGCCAGCTTGGCTTCGAGCGCGGAAAGACGCACTTCTGCCTCCGCAATGACATCGAGGATCTTCTCCAGCTCGAGCCGCTCGGCGTAGGTAAGCTTCTTCTTTTCGGGTGCCGCTGGCGTGTTGGACGGAGCGGCCTCCCCCACCCCAACCTTCCCTTTTTGGGGAATGGAGCTCGCCCCCTTCGTCGCCGATGCCGATTCGATCGCGGCCGCGCGGTTCTGGGCCAGGCGTTCGCGGTAGCTCGACCAGTTGCCGCCGTACAAGGTCACCTTGCCGTCGCCCTCGAAGGCGAGGATCGAGGTCGCCACCCGATCCAGAAACCAGCGATCGTGCGACACCACGATGGCGCAGCCGGGCCACGATTCGAGGAGCTCTTCCACGGCCGACAAGGTGACGATGTCGAGATCGTTGGTCGGCTCGTCCAAGAGCAGCACGTTGGCGCCCGTCTTGAGCGAGAGCGCCAGGGCCACCCGCGCGCGCTCACCCCCGGAGAGGGCCGAGACCTTGCGGCGCGACGATTGCCCGTCGAACATGAAGAGCTCCAGGTACGTGCGCACGTCCATGGTGCGATCGCCGATGGACACCGTGCCCGCGCCGGTCCGCTCGGCGCCTTCGCGCTCGGCCACGTTGTCGAGGACGCTCCAATCGTCGCGCAGCATCGCCCGCGACTGATCGAACAGCGCGATGCGCGTCTGCGTCCCGCGCTTCACGGTGCCGCGCAGCGGCTCCACCTCACCGTTCACCACGCGCAGCAAGCTCGTTTTGCCCGCCCCGTTCGGCCCCACCACCCCGATGCGCTCACCGCGCACGATGTTCAACGTCAGATCGCGCACCAAGGTGCGGTCGCCGATGGCCACCGTCACGTTCTCGAGATCGAGGATGGTCCCGCCGAGCTGCCCCGCGCCCTCCTCCAGCCCGGCGAAATCCACGCGCGCCCGCTGCACCAACCCGGGCTCCGCGATCTTCGCGTTGGCCCGCTCGATGCGCGCCTTTTGCTTGGTGCTGCGCGCCTTCGGACCTCGGCGCAGCCACTCGATCTCGCGCCGCAACAGGTTCTGCCGATTGCGCTCGACCCGCTCTTCTTGTGCGTCGCGCTCGGCGCGCTGCTCCAGGTAGTCGGCGTAGGCGCCCAGGTGATCGCTCCGCTTGGTGAACTCCGTCAGGCGACCGGCGTCGAGCTCGAACACGCGCGTCGCCACGGCGTCGAGCACGTAACGGTCGTGGGTCACCATCAGCACCGCGCCGGGGAACGTGTCGCGCAGGTAGGTCTCGAGCCAGGCGATGGTGTCGGCGTCGAGGTGGTTCGTCGGCTCGTCGAGCAGCGCCAAGTCGGGGCGGGCCACGAAGAGCCGGGCCAGCGCCACCCGCCGGCGCTCGCCGCCGCTCAAGGTGGCGACCGGGCGATCGCGGTCGATGACGCCGAGCCGATCGAGCATCTCGTCGACCTCGTGCTCGCCGCTCCATTGCCCGAGCTTCTCCGACACGAGCTCGCGCGCGTTGCGGGCGCCGTCGAGCACCGGCTCCTGCGAGAGGTACAGCATCGAGGCGTCGCGCCGCCGGTCGATGAGGCCCGAGTCGGCGGGCTCGATGCCGGCGAGCAGGCGCAGCAAGGTCGACTTGCCGGTGCCGTTCGGCCCGAGCAAAGCCGCCTTTTCGCCTCGTTTCAGGGTGAAGGTCGCGTCCGTCAGCAGTGGCCGGGCGCCGTAGGCTTTGTGGAGTCCACGGGCCGAAAGAATGGGCATGGCCCGGCTTGTATACTACGTCGGCGGCTTGGGGCCGCCGTTGCTCTGGGCCTGGGGCTGCGGCCGCGCGATTCCCTGCCTCGCCTGCTCGGTCCGCAAGGCGAAGCGAAGGGCGGCCTCCAAGGTGCTGAAGGCCGTGAGCTCCGTCAAATCGAGCTCCAGCCCCACGATGGTCTGCGCCATGTGCGGAGAAATGCCCGAGACCACGCAGCGGGTGCCCAAGAGCGACGCCGCCCGCACCACCTTGAGCAGGTGGTCGGCCGCGCTGGTGTCGATCTCGTCCACCCCCGTGAGATCCAAAATGGTGAAGCGCGCCTGCGTGCGCACGATGCGGTCGAGCAGGCTCTCCAGCATTTGATTGGCGCGGCGGCTATCGACCCTCCCGATGACGGGCAGGGCCAGGATGCCTTGCCATAGCTGCAAGATGGGGGTCGACATCGCGCGGATGGACTCTTCTTGCCGGCGGATGATCTCGATCTTGTCGAGCAAGAGCTGCTCGGTTTGTTTTCGATCGTGGATCTCCTGTTTCAGCCGCTCCTCGGCCTGTTTGCGCTCGTGCACCTCCTGCTTCAAGCGCTCCAGCGCGGCGTCGAGATCGGCCCGCGTGGCCTTGTCGTTGGAGATGAGCTGATCGAGCTGCCCGGCGATGGTGCGCGTGGAGGGGCGCACCAGAAACTCGTCGTACTCGTCGCCGCGCGCCAAAAACGCCGTCTGCTCCGCCCAACAATTGGTGCCGAACAGGATGCTGCAGAACCCCGCGAACCGCCCCGCGAGCGAGCTCGTTCCCCAGCAGACCCCGAGCGCGCGCTGATAGAGCGCCTCCCAACTGTTGCGCACCTGAAAGCGCGCCTCTTTCTTTTCGCGATTCAGGTACGTGAGCTGCCAGTGCCCCAGGCCCACCAAGTTGGCCGCGGCCCCGATGCGCCGCACGCCAGCCTCGAAGGTGGGCTCGGGCTTGAAGAACACGTTCCACTCGTTCTCGACGACCTCTTCCCCCGCGCCGTACAGCGCCAGCTGAAAGCGCTCGGTGCCGACCATCTTGTGGATGCCGGCCATGAAGCTCGCCATCGTGGTCTCGACCGTCATGGCGACCAACGGGATCCCTTCGCACAAGAGCAGTCCCCGGCCCTGATCCCATTCGAAACGCAGAGGCCCTACCATGTACTGCGGATTCTCGATCCCGGGCGTGCTGGTCGCCATACGTCCTCCGTGAGTGACTACTCCGATCCCCCATCGTGCCATGCCGACGCCGCACGTTGGTCCCCCGTCGATCGCAGAGTACTCAGACGGCAGTTTTACACGTTTGCGCCCGCAAACCTAGATCAAACCTAGACCCGAGTGGCGCCGTGATGACCTAGGTCGCGTCTTGGGGTATAGCGCGCGCGAGCACGGCCTCGAGTGCGCGCATGTCTTCATCGTGCGGTGCCAAACGCGCCAAGGAGGCGCGAATCCTGCCGAGGGTAGGTCCCACGAACTTCAGGAACGAGGAGTTCCCATTCACGCGGTCGATGAAGACGAACCGGCCGGCGTCCTTGAGTTTTCGCTGCACCGTCACCCAATCGAACTGCCGGCCCAGCTCGTAGCGCTCCTCGGCCCCGAGCCGCCGGGCCTTCGCGTACTCGTCGAGCCTCGCCTCCACGAAGGGGCGGTCGAAGTCCTGATGGCTGTCCGTGAGGAGCGCCACCAGATCGTAGACGCGCGGACCGAGCATGGCGTCCTGGAAGTCGATCCACACCAGCTCGGGCTCCGCGACCCCCTTGGTGTGCACCATCAAGT contains these protein-coding regions:
- a CDS encoding beta-galactosidase, which produces MPESRTRTPRARRLKIAPDPSPQVAAPRVLLHPHGLDLRASGEAILPLYAGSMHYWRHHPQAWGAGLDAMRAMGLLLVDTYVPWGVHETEPGKFDFGAKDPRLDVVRFLRMAHERGLRAVVRPGPHINAELTYFGLPEWIVWNRACQARTPRDNPVMLPIVPVAFPVPSYASRVFHAEVERWFERVAQELAPLRHPEGPIVLLQVDNEGALYFRDGAYDQDYHPDAVILFRRFLRAKYRTPRELRAAWSKADVSFTTVTPPVKFEAETADDLVRHMDWMEFHEHLLAEAMQRMARTLAACGLDGIPTMHNFPLAEAVTPLNAGRIELDLIGLDYYHRATPQDHTAILRRTSELVSRCAGLRAPAYGAEVGAGFPPFFSPLQEDDSLYTLMSALAYGLRGYNLYMAVERDRWVGAPIDPQGRPRPFAARYEALSRALTETRFHTLTRRAPVRLVVPRALRRLARATHAFGPMTPAMFHVIGAGFRESCLEDDFGLGGGAPTLTGEAYLRAFERALAARGVPFAYAGGETFDVSTRDARWLICATAGGVKRELWTALSDAANNGTRVTVGPRVPDRDGSLRKLDAPYERGCIELEPLEEMSKADALVARRIEELGLPTYPHAPDDIFVSVHEDERGTAKVAFFMNPTAVEVTARVALPGATTLVDLLPPHHRWSRVTRSAGGFDLTVPARTVRMMAIEG
- a CDS encoding ABC-F family ATP-binding cassette domain-containing protein yields the protein MPILSARGLHKAYGARPLLTDATFTLKRGEKAALLGPNGTGKSTLLRLLAGIEPADSGLIDRRRDASMLYLSQEPVLDGARNARELVSEKLGQWSGEHEVDEMLDRLGVIDRDRPVATLSGGERRRVALARLFVARPDLALLDEPTNHLDADTIAWLETYLRDTFPGAVLMVTHDRYVLDAVATRVFELDAGRLTEFTKRSDHLGAYADYLEQRAERDAQEERVERNRQNLLRREIEWLRRGPKARSTKQKARIERANAKIAEPGLVQRARVDFAGLEEGAGQLGGTILDLENVTVAIGDRTLVRDLTLNIVRGERIGVVGPNGAGKTSLLRVVNGEVEPLRGTVKRGTQTRIALFDQSRAMLRDDWSVLDNVAEREGAERTGAGTVSIGDRTMDVRTYLELFMFDGQSSRRKVSALSGGERARVALALSLKTGANVLLLDEPTNDLDIVTLSAVEELLESWPGCAIVVSHDRWFLDRVATSILAFEGDGKVTLYGGNWSSYRERLAQNRAAAIESASATKGASSIPQKGKVGVGEAAPSNTPAAPEKKKLTYAERLELEKILDVIAEAEVRLSALEAKLADGSLWAKSPDEAKETQGLLDAARAEVERLTARWEDLESRSAVQK
- a CDS encoding STAS domain-containing protein, whose translation is MATSTPGIENPQYMVGPLRFEWDQGRGLLLCEGIPLVAMTVETTMASFMAGIHKMVGTERFQLALYGAGEEVVENEWNVFFKPEPTFEAGVRRIGAAANLVGLGHWQLTYLNREKKEARFQVRNSWEALYQRALGVCWGTSSLAGRFAGFCSILFGTNCWAEQTAFLARGDEYDEFLVRPSTRTIAGQLDQLISNDKATRADLDAALERLKQEVHERKQAEERLKQEIHDRKQTEQLLLDKIEIIRRQEESIRAMSTPILQLWQGILALPVIGRVDSRRANQMLESLLDRIVRTQARFTILDLTGVDEIDTSAADHLLKVVRAASLLGTRCVVSGISPHMAQTIVGLELDLTELTAFSTLEAALRFALRTEQARQGIARPQPQAQSNGGPKPPT